A window of the Streptomyces sp. NBC_00454 genome harbors these coding sequences:
- a CDS encoding ATP-dependent DNA helicase: MSSLYELLAERISEARVHRASVLKAPAESVGEAYEREITAERLAKEIGRLEGAEKGLVFGRIDWTDGTALRIGRIGLHTEEDDLPLLVDWRANAARPFYEATPVHPMDLRRRRHLRLEERTVVSVSDELLDGTAPTDEDVVGDGPLTEALSARRTGRMHAAVATLQAEQDEVVRSAHRGVTVVQGGPGTGKTVVALHRAAYVLYAFPRAAEEGVLVVGPNARFLDYISQVLPSLGENDVALATCRELAGVSTDTVDPFDTARLKGSSDLADALAGLLHVHQAPAGDFTVRVGQELVRLSGEEVATARDAAVAAVPGHNPARQVFKELLVDAVTDAMQRDMGDLLEQIDADAERMTGINLDRFTGAAQRRAEGAADPGPAHELDLDAIRADLLDDDDDDAGVDRAVEALWPRLVPGDLVKALLTDAGALAEHLPRLTAQERSLLLRGRDTPWADADVPLLDEAASLVDGPPEQTYGHVVVDEAQELTAMQWRMIVRRCPARAMTLVGDFAQAGPVATARDWKEALSPHVGPRFKLHNLTVSYRTTQEILESVRDLLTRIAPDQKPTRSLRSGESPRTVTTPPDGSVTAVVSELRAQSAAHPGELLGVICADTRVSELTARGIAHHARIVPASEARGLEFDGVVVMNPEEIITARPGGERDLYVALTRATKRLCTITVQPA; encoded by the coding sequence GTGTCCTCCTTATACGAGTTGCTCGCCGAGCGGATTTCCGAGGCGCGAGTGCACCGGGCGAGTGTGCTGAAGGCCCCGGCGGAAAGCGTCGGTGAGGCATACGAGAGAGAAATCACCGCCGAGCGTCTGGCCAAGGAAATCGGCCGGCTGGAGGGCGCCGAAAAGGGGCTGGTCTTCGGGCGCATCGACTGGACGGACGGCACGGCCCTGCGCATCGGGCGGATCGGACTGCATACGGAGGAGGACGACCTGCCTCTGCTCGTGGACTGGCGCGCGAACGCGGCGCGGCCCTTCTACGAGGCGACTCCGGTCCACCCGATGGACCTGCGGCGGCGCCGGCACCTGCGCCTCGAGGAGCGCACGGTCGTCTCGGTGAGCGACGAACTGCTGGACGGGACCGCCCCGACCGACGAGGACGTCGTGGGGGACGGCCCGTTGACCGAGGCACTGTCGGCACGGCGTACGGGCAGGATGCACGCGGCCGTCGCGACGCTGCAGGCCGAGCAGGACGAGGTCGTCCGCTCCGCCCACCGCGGGGTGACCGTGGTGCAGGGTGGGCCCGGCACCGGCAAGACGGTGGTCGCCCTGCACCGGGCGGCCTACGTCCTGTACGCGTTCCCGCGCGCCGCGGAGGAGGGTGTCCTGGTGGTGGGCCCGAACGCCCGGTTCCTCGACTACATCTCCCAGGTCCTTCCCTCGCTCGGGGAGAACGACGTCGCTCTGGCGACCTGCCGGGAACTGGCCGGAGTGTCCACGGACACGGTGGACCCGTTCGACACGGCGCGTCTCAAGGGCAGCTCCGACCTCGCCGACGCCCTGGCCGGTCTGCTGCACGTCCACCAGGCCCCCGCCGGTGACTTCACCGTGCGGGTCGGACAGGAACTGGTTCGCCTCTCCGGCGAGGAAGTGGCCACGGCACGCGACGCCGCCGTGGCAGCCGTACCGGGGCACAACCCGGCGCGCCAGGTATTCAAAGAGCTCTTGGTCGACGCCGTCACCGACGCGATGCAACGGGACATGGGCGACCTCCTGGAGCAGATCGACGCCGATGCCGAGAGGATGACGGGCATCAACCTCGACCGGTTCACGGGAGCCGCCCAGCGCCGTGCCGAAGGTGCGGCCGACCCGGGTCCGGCCCATGAGCTGGACCTGGACGCCATCCGAGCCGATCTCCTCGACGACGACGACGACGACGCCGGCGTCGATCGAGCGGTCGAGGCGTTGTGGCCGCGGCTGGTACCCGGTGACCTCGTGAAGGCGCTCCTGACGGACGCCGGCGCCCTCGCCGAGCACCTGCCCCGCCTGACCGCGCAGGAGCGGTCGCTTCTGCTGCGCGGTCGGGACACCCCGTGGGCCGATGCCGACGTGCCATTGCTGGACGAGGCGGCGAGCCTGGTCGACGGCCCTCCCGAGCAGACGTACGGGCACGTCGTAGTCGACGAGGCGCAGGAACTGACCGCCATGCAGTGGCGGATGATCGTACGCCGCTGCCCGGCACGGGCGATGACGCTGGTGGGTGACTTCGCCCAGGCGGGCCCGGTCGCGACGGCACGCGACTGGAAGGAAGCACTGAGCCCCCACGTCGGACCGCGGTTCAAACTGCACAACCTGACCGTCAGCTACCGCACCACGCAGGAGATCCTGGAGAGCGTCCGGGACCTGCTCACGCGGATCGCTCCGGACCAGAAGCCCACGCGGTCACTGCGAAGCGGTGAAAGCCCGCGCACTGTGACCACACCTCCGGACGGTTCGGTCACCGCCGTCGTCTCGGAACTCCGCGCCCAGAGCGCCGCGCATCCGGGCGAGCTTCTGGGAGTGATCTGCGCGGACACCCGGGTGAGCGAGCTGACGGCCCGGGGCATCGCTCACCACGCACGCATCGTGCCGGCGTCCGAAGCACGCGGCCTGGAATTCGACGGGGTGGTCGTCATGAACCCCGAGGAAATCATCACGGCCCGCCCCGGTGGGGAAAGGGACTTGTACGTGGCCCTGACCCGGGCCACCAAGCGCCTGTGCACCATCACCGTCCAGCCCGCCTGA
- a CDS encoding HEAT repeat domain-containing protein, with protein sequence MGPDWELVAAVRRGDAAAVTALLEAGAAAYTVAEDGLTVLCLAVGAHDADVAGALIGGGADPDRRLPDGTTPLERAVDGGSPAVTRALLGDDPLPRIPEAERERLLALARHWHERGAEIELRDRTAEFGPVREEYVEGSRYRYVVRLTLGPLTVYAGHGAILTDLEWAFGILTPVDELMARALTGHWHNDVDESSVTAVLTHRIGEETFAAVIAHRHDPDPEQRLLVLTVLESYRLRPLRMLFQRSSWGNTFAKETVDVLVAWATDGEEDDPAVLARVLWMLGEMGPPESEAMGLRYASHPSARIRAEVPVLLLDWGTRLPPPPAAKEALLTLAADDDARVRREAGGTLVVIAGHNGIDDLAGTIVGLLRDPESQVREHIAAVIRLYGDEVRTPAVADALAPLRDQDGGPVDR encoded by the coding sequence ATGGGGCCGGACTGGGAGCTCGTAGCGGCGGTCCGGCGGGGGGACGCGGCGGCCGTGACGGCCTTGTTGGAGGCGGGAGCGGCTGCGTACACGGTCGCGGAGGACGGGCTGACCGTGCTGTGTCTGGCGGTCGGCGCGCACGATGCGGATGTCGCGGGCGCGCTGATCGGGGGCGGTGCGGATCCGGACCGGAGGTTGCCGGACGGAACGACCCCTCTCGAACGAGCGGTCGACGGCGGCTCGCCCGCGGTGACCAGAGCCCTCCTGGGGGACGATCCGCTCCCGCGCATCCCCGAAGCCGAACGAGAGCGGCTGCTGGCGCTGGCCCGGCACTGGCACGAGCGGGGCGCGGAGATCGAACTCCGCGACAGGACCGCAGAGTTCGGCCCTGTGCGCGAGGAGTACGTCGAGGGCAGCCGCTACCGCTACGTGGTCCGGCTGACGCTCGGCCCACTCACGGTATACGCCGGGCACGGCGCGATCCTGACGGATCTGGAATGGGCCTTCGGCATCCTGACGCCCGTGGACGAGCTGATGGCCAGGGCCCTGACCGGCCACTGGCACAACGACGTCGACGAGTCGTCCGTCACCGCGGTCCTCACCCATCGCATCGGTGAGGAGACCTTCGCGGCGGTGATCGCGCACCGGCACGATCCGGACCCGGAGCAACGGCTGCTCGTCCTCACCGTCCTCGAGTCCTACCGGCTGCGGCCCCTGCGGATGCTGTTCCAGCGGTCGAGCTGGGGGAACACCTTCGCGAAGGAGACGGTGGACGTACTCGTGGCTTGGGCCACCGATGGCGAGGAGGACGACCCGGCGGTCCTGGCCAGGGTGCTCTGGATGCTGGGCGAGATGGGCCCGCCGGAAAGCGAGGCCATGGGGCTGCGGTACGCAAGTCACCCGAGCGCGCGCATCAGGGCCGAGGTCCCCGTGCTCCTGCTCGACTGGGGCACGCGCCTGCCTCCCCCGCCCGCGGCCAAGGAGGCCCTGCTGACGCTCGCGGCGGACGATGACGCACGCGTGCGGCGCGAGGCCGGCGGGACACTGGTCGTGATCGCGGGCCACAACGGGATCGACGACCTCGCCGGGACCATCGTCGGGCTGCTCCGCGATCCCGAATCCCAGGTGCGGGAACACATTGCCGCGGTCATCAGGCTCTACGGCGATGAGGTCCGCACCCCGGCCGTGGCCGATGCCCTCGCGCCCCTACGGGACCAGGACGGCGGCCCAGTCGACAGGTGA
- a CDS encoding tetratricopeptide repeat protein gives MAKWRWGRRRDKGGRTMARGTAVEGLRVTGDVPPDPSVQQVTGSGNAVADNGGIAVTGIYNDHSSVLLPPEVLRSAAKVKAPRGMNDLPYLPAHFVGRASELDALDTALRTPGKVHLQAVHGLGGVGKSALAAHWASTRSRSRSRGLKTIRWITADSPAGVQEGLAGLAIALQPALAKVLTADALAEYALQWLAGHSGWLLVLDNVSDPADIAGLLARAPGGRFLITSRLATTWTTATTVIRLDVLDPAESLTLLTDIVNAAGPRDLDGAAELCAGLGHLPLAVRQAAFYLARNPLLTPRDYLDLLRQEPAETFQRAGEEGRTAAERTVARVWRVTMDRISELQPSAVDLLRTLAWYAPDRIPAHLLDGTAAPPDVAGAIGLLNGYSMIGVDPATRTLSVHRLVQDLARTPDPDDPHRNWMRVEVDRVRATCLLHAVVLPMSWREPASWPQWRSLIPHIDALVRNAPDSDDLPDTADLLNQAGGYLHSQGLADRAVPHHERALAFRERKLGPDHPRTSDSLNNLAAARQAIGDLAGAVELFERAIAVTEQQMGKDHPLSIGSRSNLAGVILEAGDVGRATAMYEQALADSIRLGGEEHYVAILVRCGLANAYLAAGHFDRAVALQERTVAISTRVLGEDHVDTLAARLILAQASQAAGDPARAVPLYEQLRRGQERALGEDHPYTLATRTNLAFAHRESGDPGRAIEEYEQAVEDRSRALGDDHPHTLTARGQLADAHVQAGHSERAIPLCKRVLEDRLRVLGEDHPDTLAARESLASAYRAAGELGRAILLCAQVLEDRLRVLGEDHPDTVNARSNLAVVHAERGDPDTAIPLSEQSLATSVRMLGEDHPHIPSARLNLASAYQAAGNPGRAVPLLEQALTAYVRTLGEDHFRSLNALHALANAHREAGNPAAVVPLCERILASYGRTLGKDDPQTLQAASNLALAHLEAGDTERALPLLKTAYRTAKRAFGPGHVDFLTAGHNLAQAHHVAGDLGKAIRLYRRILFMSVPILGESDPLTISAQAHLAAAYAEQQARRMGQTRPR, from the coding sequence GTGGCCAAATGGCGCTGGGGCAGGCGGCGTGACAAGGGCGGGCGCACCATGGCGCGGGGCACGGCCGTCGAAGGGTTGCGCGTGACGGGTGACGTCCCTCCCGATCCCTCCGTGCAGCAGGTGACGGGGAGCGGGAACGCCGTCGCCGACAACGGCGGCATCGCGGTCACGGGCATCTACAACGATCACTCCTCCGTGCTGCTGCCACCCGAGGTGTTGCGGTCGGCGGCCAAGGTGAAGGCCCCTCGGGGGATGAACGATCTGCCGTACCTGCCCGCGCACTTCGTGGGCAGGGCGTCCGAACTCGACGCCCTCGACACCGCCCTGAGGACGCCCGGCAAGGTGCACCTGCAGGCAGTCCACGGACTCGGCGGAGTCGGCAAGAGCGCCCTGGCGGCCCACTGGGCGTCGACCCGGTCCCGATCCCGTTCCCGCGGGCTGAAGACGATCCGGTGGATCACCGCCGACAGCCCGGCCGGCGTCCAGGAGGGGCTGGCCGGCCTGGCCATCGCCCTGCAGCCCGCGCTGGCCAAGGTGCTCACGGCGGACGCCCTGGCCGAGTACGCGCTGCAGTGGCTGGCCGGGCACAGCGGCTGGCTGCTGGTCCTCGACAACGTCAGCGACCCGGCCGACATCGCCGGACTGCTCGCCCGCGCCCCCGGCGGCCGGTTTCTGATCACCAGCCGGCTCGCCACGACGTGGACCACCGCCACCACCGTCATCCGCCTCGACGTCCTGGACCCGGCCGAGTCCCTGACCCTGCTCACCGACATCGTCAACGCGGCCGGCCCCCGCGACCTGGACGGCGCCGCCGAGTTGTGCGCCGGACTAGGCCATCTGCCCCTCGCCGTCCGACAGGCCGCCTTCTACCTGGCCCGGAACCCCTTGCTCACCCCGCGCGACTACCTCGACCTCCTGCGCCAGGAACCAGCTGAAACGTTTCAGCGGGCTGGTGAGGAAGGCCGCACCGCGGCCGAGCGAACCGTCGCCCGCGTCTGGCGCGTGACGATGGACCGCATCAGCGAACTCCAGCCGTCCGCGGTCGACCTCCTGCGCACCTTGGCCTGGTACGCCCCCGACCGCATCCCCGCCCACCTCCTCGACGGGACGGCCGCGCCCCCCGACGTCGCCGGGGCGATCGGGCTCCTGAACGGCTACAGCATGATCGGTGTCGACCCGGCCACCCGCACCCTCTCGGTGCACCGCCTCGTACAGGATCTGGCCCGTACGCCCGACCCCGACGACCCGCACCGTAACTGGATGCGCGTCGAGGTGGACCGCGTCCGCGCGACCTGTCTCCTGCACGCCGTCGTTCTCCCCATGTCCTGGCGGGAACCCGCCTCATGGCCCCAGTGGCGCAGCCTGATCCCGCACATCGACGCCCTGGTCCGCAACGCGCCGGACTCCGACGACCTGCCCGATACGGCGGATCTCCTCAACCAGGCGGGGGGATACCTCCACAGCCAGGGGCTGGCCGACCGGGCCGTCCCGCACCATGAGAGGGCGCTCGCCTTCCGGGAACGGAAGCTGGGGCCGGACCATCCCCGCACCTCCGATTCCCTCAACAACCTCGCGGCCGCCCGCCAGGCGATCGGTGACCTGGCCGGGGCCGTTGAGCTGTTCGAGCGGGCCATCGCGGTGACCGAGCAGCAGATGGGCAAGGACCATCCGCTCAGCATCGGATCCCGGTCCAATCTCGCGGGCGTCATCCTGGAGGCCGGGGACGTGGGCCGCGCGACGGCCATGTACGAGCAGGCCCTCGCCGACAGCATCCGTCTGGGGGGCGAAGAGCATTACGTCGCGATCCTCGTCCGCTGCGGTCTGGCGAACGCCTACCTGGCGGCTGGGCACTTCGACCGGGCGGTCGCCCTGCAGGAGCGGACCGTCGCCATCAGCACCCGTGTGCTGGGGGAGGACCACGTCGACACCCTCGCCGCCCGCCTCATCCTCGCCCAGGCGTCCCAGGCCGCGGGAGACCCGGCCCGGGCCGTCCCGCTGTACGAACAGCTCCGCCGCGGCCAGGAGCGCGCCCTGGGCGAGGACCACCCGTACACCCTCGCCACCCGCACCAACCTCGCCTTCGCGCACCGGGAGTCGGGAGACCCGGGCCGCGCGATCGAGGAGTACGAGCAAGCGGTCGAGGACCGGTCGCGCGCCCTGGGCGACGACCACCCCCACACCCTCACCGCCCGCGGCCAACTCGCCGACGCCCATGTCCAGGCCGGGCACTCGGAGCGGGCGATCCCGCTCTGCAAGCGGGTACTCGAAGACCGGCTGCGGGTGCTGGGCGAGGACCACCCCGACACCCTCGCCGCCCGCGAGAGCCTGGCCTCGGCGTACCGGGCGGCGGGAGAACTCGGCCGGGCGATCCTGCTCTGCGCCCAGGTACTCGAAGACCGGCTGCGGGTGCTCGGCGAGGACCACCCCGACACCGTCAACGCCCGCAGCAACCTCGCTGTCGTCCACGCGGAGAGGGGGGATCCGGATACGGCGATTCCCCTGTCCGAGCAGTCCCTCGCCACGAGCGTGCGCATGCTGGGCGAGGACCACCCGCACATCCCCTCCGCCCGCCTCAACCTGGCGTCCGCTTACCAGGCCGCTGGCAACCCGGGCCGGGCGGTCCCCCTCCTCGAGCAGGCCCTCACCGCATACGTCCGCACACTGGGTGAGGACCATTTCCGGAGCCTCAACGCCCTCCACGCCCTCGCCAACGCCCACCGCGAGGCGGGGAATCCGGCCGCGGTCGTCCCGTTGTGCGAACGGATCCTCGCCTCCTACGGACGGACGCTGGGCAAGGACGATCCCCAGACCCTCCAGGCGGCCTCCAACCTCGCTCTCGCCCACCTGGAGGCGGGAGACACGGAACGGGCCCTCCCACTGCTGAAGACGGCCTACCGCACCGCGAAGCGCGCATTCGGCCCCGGGCACGTCGATTTCCTCACGGCCGGCCACAACCTCGCCCAAGCCCACCACGTGGCGGGAGACCTGGGCAAAGCCATCCGCCTCTACCGCAGGATCCTCTTCATGAGCGTCCCGATCCTGGGGGAGTCCGACCCGCTGACGATCTCCGCCCAGGCCCATCTGGCGGCGGCCTACGCCGAACAACAGGCCCGCCGGATGGGTCAGACCAGGCCCCGATAG
- a CDS encoding glyoxalase: MATTASTAAHTSLGSVTLEVADLEGARRFYSAFGVDTYIHLRASETPSTGFRGFTLALTVSGPATVDGFFGAAVAAGATVLKPAAKSLWGYSGVVQAPDGTIWKIATSAKKNTGPATRQIDDIVLLIGVEAVKATKQFYLDQGLSVAKSVGSKYVEFTPGQPGAVKLALYKRRALAKDLGVPAEGTGSHRITLTSSTAGAFTDLDGFAWEMAAPPAPTSS, from the coding sequence ATGGCAACCACCGCTTCCACCGCAGCCCACACGTCCCTCGGTTCCGTCACCCTCGAGGTGGCCGACCTCGAGGGCGCCCGCCGCTTCTACAGCGCCTTCGGAGTGGACACCTACATTCACCTGCGGGCGTCCGAGACGCCCTCCACCGGGTTCCGTGGCTTCACGCTGGCGCTCACGGTGTCCGGGCCGGCCACCGTCGACGGCTTCTTCGGCGCCGCCGTGGCAGCAGGCGCCACGGTCCTCAAGCCCGCCGCGAAGTCACTGTGGGGCTACAGCGGCGTCGTCCAGGCCCCGGACGGAACGATCTGGAAGATCGCCACCTCGGCGAAGAAGAACACCGGCCCCGCCACCCGTCAGATCGACGACATCGTCCTGCTGATCGGCGTCGAGGCCGTGAAGGCCACCAAGCAGTTCTACCTCGACCAGGGCCTGAGCGTGGCCAAGAGCGTCGGCAGCAAGTACGTCGAGTTCACCCCCGGCCAGCCCGGCGCCGTCAAACTGGCCCTGTACAAGCGCCGCGCCCTCGCCAAGGACCTCGGAGTCCCCGCCGAGGGCACCGGCTCACACCGCATCACCCTCACCAGCAGCACCGCCGGCGCCTTCACCGACCTGGACGGGTTCGCCTGGGAGATGGCCGCCCCGCCGGCCCCCACGTCGTCCTGA
- a CDS encoding peptidoglycan-binding protein: MSIGTKLARNAAALAMAGAVLLGTAGAASAAPGAPYLGYGRTTSGNGVWCVQHNINYLVNQLYAQGTITTPPPYRTLSEDSSWGPRTDANVRWFQKMVGLGQDGVVGPATGSRLLTLGDQDYNGSPLTGSHGWCWNYIPGDFN; the protein is encoded by the coding sequence ATGTCCATCGGGACCAAGCTCGCCAGGAACGCTGCCGCTCTCGCCATGGCGGGGGCGGTACTGCTGGGTACGGCGGGGGCCGCGAGCGCCGCCCCTGGCGCGCCCTATCTGGGATACGGCCGCACCACCTCCGGGAACGGTGTGTGGTGCGTGCAGCACAACATCAACTACCTCGTGAACCAGCTCTACGCCCAGGGCACCATCACGACGCCGCCGCCCTACCGCACCCTCTCCGAGGACAGCTCGTGGGGCCCCAGGACGGACGCCAACGTCCGGTGGTTCCAGAAGATGGTCGGCCTCGGCCAGGACGGCGTCGTCGGTCCGGCCACCGGCTCGCGCCTGCTGACCCTGGGCGACCAGGACTACAACGGCTCCCCGCTGACGGGCAGCCACGGCTGGTGCTGGAACTACATCCCCGGCGACTTCAACTGA
- a CDS encoding SMI1/KNR4 family protein: MLSDHQECDVVVTAVAPVGTAIHTQGYEGFIDQAKHPSWRSDAPRPAVGDRMRAVVLDSTRKPPRFSALPSDIRIARSLRCTEPLMRLCPPPPAEDARVVAWDAVEAALGIALPADYKRLVETYGGGQFAGTLWLLEPGCPEEMYDLVAQTAEREETLADLWDAGEAEPPELHDGAARLVPWAYVEGAGHMLYWLVRPGVEPEEWTVILNGGRGPLWESHAASCSRFILDVVAGTTTSTYFTDHEDTADPADRTCFRPNSHILS; encoded by the coding sequence ATGCTTTCTGATCATCAAGAGTGCGACGTGGTCGTCACAGCCGTGGCGCCCGTAGGGACCGCCATCCACACGCAGGGGTACGAGGGTTTCATCGACCAGGCCAAACACCCCTCATGGCGCTCGGACGCTCCCCGCCCCGCGGTCGGTGACCGGATGCGCGCGGTAGTTCTGGACTCCACCAGGAAGCCGCCGCGGTTCAGCGCCCTTCCGAGCGACATCCGGATCGCCCGGAGCCTGCGCTGTACCGAACCCCTGATGCGCCTGTGCCCGCCCCCGCCTGCTGAAGATGCCCGGGTCGTCGCGTGGGACGCCGTGGAGGCAGCCTTGGGCATTGCCCTGCCGGCCGACTACAAGCGGCTCGTCGAGACGTACGGCGGCGGCCAGTTCGCCGGAACGCTCTGGCTGCTGGAACCGGGCTGTCCGGAAGAGATGTACGACCTGGTCGCCCAGACCGCGGAACGCGAGGAGACCCTCGCCGACCTCTGGGACGCGGGCGAGGCCGAGCCGCCGGAACTCCATGACGGCGCCGCCAGGCTGGTGCCCTGGGCGTACGTGGAAGGCGCGGGACACATGCTGTACTGGCTGGTCCGGCCCGGCGTCGAGCCGGAGGAATGGACCGTCATCCTCAACGGGGGCCGCGGCCCACTCTGGGAATCCCATGCGGCATCGTGCAGCCGATTCATCCTTGACGTGGTGGCCGGCACGACGACCTCGACCTACTTCACCGACCACGAGGACACCGCCGACCCGGCCGACAGGACTTGTTTCAGGCCCAACTCGCACATCCTCAGCTGA